The following nucleotide sequence is from Deltaproteobacteria bacterium.
CCGGCCCGGCGTCGATTCCCTATCTGGTGCTGGAAGACGACGCGAATCTGCTGAAGATCCAGCGCTTCGCGGCGGAGGTCACGCGGCGCGGGAGCTTCTTCCACCCGCATCACAACTGGTTCCTCTCCACGGCGCACACCGCCGCGGATATCCAGGAAACGCTCAACCACTGCGAAGACGCGCTAAAGGCCATGCAAGGCGCGGCCTTTACCCTGTGAGCGCCGCATGACGCTTGCCGCATCGCTGTTTTTCGATCTCGATTCGTTCGCGCACCGCGCGCTCTTTCACGACGGCGAAAACGTGTGGGAGGCGCTGCGGCGCCTGCCCGAGTACCTCGCGGGTCTGTTCGAAAAAGACTGGCCGCTGCAAGGGGTAACGGGGCTCGTGACCGAGCCGCTGGTCATATTGGACGGCGTGCTCGTGCTCGACGGCGCGGTGTCGCTCGCTGTCACGGGCAAGAAGAACCAGCTCGTCGTCGAGGTGGACGGCAAGGCGCACAAGGACGCGGCGGTCGTCATGCCCGGCGCGTTTCTGTTCGACGACCGCGTCCTCATTGGGCCCGGCACGGTGGTCGAGCCCGGCGCGCTCATCAAGGGGCCGTGCGTGATCGGCGCGCACACCGAGGTGCGCCAAGGTGCGTACATCCGCGGCGACGTGCTCGTCGGCGACCGGTGCGTGGTCGGCCACACGACCGAGGTCAAGTCCGCGATTCTCCTCGACGACGCCAAGGCGGGGCACTTCGCGTACATCGGCGATTCGATCCTGGGCAACAACGTCAACCTCGGCGCGGGCACCAAGTGCGCCAACCTCAAGATGGTCGGCGGCAACGTCACGGTGCGCTCCGGCGTCGAAAAGCTCGACACCGGGCTGCGCAAGATCGGTGCGATTCTGGGCGATCACACCGAGACCGGGTGCAACTCGGTCACGTCGCCGGGAACGCTGATGGGCAAGAAGTCCGGCGTGTACCCGTGCGTCAACGTCCCGAGCGGCTACTACGCCGACGGCACCGTGGTCGCGTCGACCAGCGAGGCGCTCGCGATTCGTCGCGGTCAGCGCTCGTGAGCCGCATCGTCGGCGTCGGTATCGAGATGGTGCGCATCGAAGGCGGCGAACAGGAGGCGGGAACGCACGCCGCACGACGCGCGCTGGCCAAGGCGATGGGGCGCGAGCCCGATGACGCCGAGTTGCCCTCGGTCTCATTTCTCGCCGGCGGCGCACCCGTCGCGGCGGATTTTCCCGAGAACCTTCGCGCGCATCTGACCATCACGCACGAGGACGGACGCGCCGTCGCCGTGGCGATCGTGGAGGACGTGTCATGACCGAAGCGCCGATTCCCGTTTTCGACGCGAAACGGCAGTACGAGTCGATCCGCGAAGAAATCGACGCGGCGGTGCGCGGCGCGCTGGAGTCCGGCTGGTACATCCTCGGCGAGCAGCTCGCGGCGTTCGAGCGCGAGTTCGGCGCGTTTTTGGCCGACGCCCACTGTGCCGGAGTCGGCAACGGCACCGACGCGATCCGCCTCGCCCTCGAAGCGCTCGACGTGCCGCGCGGCGCGGAGGTCATCACCGCTGCGAACACGGCGATTCCCACCGCGATGGCGATCGTGGACGGCGGGTTCCGACTGCGTCTCGCGGATGTGGAAACAAAAACGTGGAATCTCGATCCCTGCGCCTTCGAAAATGCGATCACCGCGAACACCGCGGCCGCGGTGCCGGTGCATCTGTACGGTCGCGCGCCGTTCATGAACGCGATTCTGGAGACGGCCCGCGCGCGCGGCGTGAAGATCGTCGAGGACTGTGCGCAGGCGCACGGCGGCACGTATTTCGACGCGATGGCCGGCACGCTCGGCGACGCCGGCGCGTTCAGTTTCTACCCCACCAAGAACCTCGGCGCGTACGGAGACGGGGGGCTTGTGGCGTCTCGCGACGCGGCGGTGATCGAGCGCGTCAAGCTGCTGCGTCACTATGGGCAGAAGACGCGCTACGAGGCGTCGGCCATCGGCATCAACAGCCGCCTCGACGAGGTGCAGGCGGCGATCCTGCGCGTCAAGCTCACGCACCTCGCCGCATGGACCGAGCGCCGACGCGCCATCGCGAAAATCTACAAAGCCGCGTTCGCGGGGCTGCCGCTCGAGCGCCCCGGCTGCCCGCCCGGCGGCAACTGCGTGTACCATCTGTTCGTCGTCGCCGTCGAAGACCGCGACGCGTTCATCGCGCATCTCGGCGCACGCGGCATCGGCACGCAGATCCATTACCCGATCCCGATCCACCTGCAGCCCGCGTTTCGCGATCTCGGATACTCGCGCGGCGACTTCCCCGTCTCGGAGCGCCTCGCAGGGCGCGTCGTGTCGATTCCGCTCTTCCCCGAGATGACGGACGGCGAGGTGGAGCGCGTCGCGCGCGCGGTGCGATCGTACTTCGGGTC
It contains:
- a CDS encoding glucose-1-phosphate thymidylyltransferase, translating into MTLAASLFFDLDSFAHRALFHDGENVWEALRRLPEYLAGLFEKDWPLQGVTGLVTEPLVILDGVLVLDGAVSLAVTGKKNQLVVEVDGKAHKDAAVVMPGAFLFDDRVLIGPGTVVEPGALIKGPCVIGAHTEVRQGAYIRGDVLVGDRCVVGHTTEVKSAILLDDAKAGHFAYIGDSILGNNVNLGAGTKCANLKMVGGNVTVRSGVEKLDTGLRKIGAILGDHTETGCNSVTSPGTLMGKKSGVYPCVNVPSGYYADGTVVASTSEALAIRRGQRS
- a CDS encoding DegT/DnrJ/EryC1/StrS family aminotransferase, producing the protein MTEAPIPVFDAKRQYESIREEIDAAVRGALESGWYILGEQLAAFEREFGAFLADAHCAGVGNGTDAIRLALEALDVPRGAEVITAANTAIPTAMAIVDGGFRLRLADVETKTWNLDPCAFENAITANTAAAVPVHLYGRAPFMNAILETARARGVKIVEDCAQAHGGTYFDAMAGTLGDAGAFSFYPTKNLGAYGDGGLVASRDAAVIERVKLLRHYGQKTRYEASAIGINSRLDEVQAAILRVKLTHLAAWTERRRAIAKIYKAAFAGLPLERPGCPPGGNCVYHLFVVAVEDRDAFIAHLGARGIGTQIHYPIPIHLQPAFRDLGYSRGDFPVSERLAGRVVSIPLFPEMTDGEVERVARAVRSYFGSGN